The Tripterygium wilfordii isolate XIE 37 chromosome 4, ASM1340144v1, whole genome shotgun sequence genome has a window encoding:
- the LOC119997348 gene encoding glucan endo-1,3-beta-glucosidase 6-like — translation MGWFSLIFGLVSLLSVVHSVGGIGANWGTQSTHPLPPETVVRMLVENGIQKVKLFDANYDALRALGKSRIEVMVGIPNDMLATLASSVKAAEKWVAKNISTHLSTDNVNIRYVAVGNEPFLTTYNGTFLGVTFPALQNIQSALIKAGLSNQVKVTVPQNADVYGTESSLPSGGDFRTDIHDLMVAIVKFLSDNGGSFTVNIYPFISLYTDPSFPVDYGFFDGNASPLNDGGTNYYNMFDANHDTLVYALEKNGYGNLPIIIGEIGWPTDGDQNANLQYARRFSQGFMNHISGGKGTPKRPGPIDAYLFSLIDEDAKSIDPGNFERHWGIFTYDGIPKYPLNLGTTNSSSLVPAKSVHYLDRKWCVMRPSARLDDPGIANSMSYACALADCTSLGYGTSCGNLDARGNISYAFNSYFQKNNQLDTACKFPNLSMIAKSDPSVGSCRFEVMMEPYYGGAGPVNCLPHKMLSLITGVVIFLVTIA, via the exons ATGGGTTGGTTCAGTTTGATTTTTGGGTTGGTTTCATTGCTCTCAGTGGTGCACTCGGTGGGTGGAATTGGTGCTAACTGGGGCACACAGTCGACCCACCCTCTGCCTCCTGAAACAGTGGTGAGGATGCTAGTGGAGAATGGGATACAAAAGGTGAAGCTTTTTGATGCAAATTATGATGCTTTGAGAGCTCTTGGTAAGTCTCGGATTGAAGTCATGGTAGGTATTCCTAATGACATGCTTGCAACTCTTGCTAGCAGTGTGAAGGCTGCTGAGAAATGGGTTGCCAAAAATATCTCAACACACCTCTCCACTGACAATGTTAACATCAG GTATGTTGCTGTAGGGAATGAACCTTTCTTGACAACATATAATGGAACTTTCCTCGGGGTGACCTTCCCAGCTCTCCAGAACATCCAATCAGCCTTGATAAAAGCTGGGCTTAGCAATCAAGTAAAGGTCACTGTCCCCCAGAACGCCGATGTCTACGGGACTGAAAGTAGCTTACCATCGGGTGGCGACTTTAGAACCGATATCCATGATCTCATGGTTGCTATTGTCAAGTTTTTGAGTGACAACGGAGGCTCCTTCACTGTAAACATCTATCCCTTCATAAGCCTCTACACCGATCCCAGCTTTCCAGTTGATTATGGCTTCTTCGATGGCAATGCATCACCTTTAAACGATGGTGGGACAAACTACTACAACATGTTTGATGCAAATCATGACACTCTCGTCTACGCCCTCGAGAAAAATGGGTATGGAAACTTGCCTATTATTATAGGAGAGATAGGTTGGCCAACTGACGGGGACCAAAATGCTAATCTGCAATATGCTCGACGATTCAGCCAAGGTTTCATGAATCATATATCAGGTGGGAAGGGTACTCCAAAAAGACCAGGGCCTATCGATGcttatttatttagtttgatTGATGAAGATGCTAAAAGTATTGACCCAGGAAATTTTGAACGCCACTGGGGAATATTTACGTACGATGGCATACCCAAGTACCCTCTCAACCTTGGTACAACAAATTCAAGTTCTTTAGTTCCTGCTAAAAGCGTGCACTACTTGGATCGTAAATGGTGCGTGATGAGGCCATCTGCAAGGCTTGACGATCCAGGAATCGCAAATAGTATGAGCTATGCCTGTGCTCTTGCAGACTGCACTAGCCTTGGTTATGGCACATCCTGCGGGAATTTGGATGCTAGGGGGAACATTTCTTATGCATTCAACAGTTACTTCCAGAAGAACAATCAGCTGGATACTGCATGCAAATTCCCGAATCTTTCGATGATTGCAAAATCTGATCCTTCAGTTGGAAGTTGCAGATTTGAGGTAATGATGGAGCCATACTACGGAGGAGCAGGACCAGTCAACTGTCTCCCACATAAGATGTTGAGTTTGATTACTGGAGTTGTAATATTTTTGGTAACAATTGCGTGA
- the LOC119996608 gene encoding glucan endo-1,3-beta-glucosidase 8, whose translation MAQARLMLKYWNCLLVLLFSLMSNVVLSKPSVGVNWGTMATHQLPPDKVIQMLKENGFKKLKLFEADERILAALLGSDIEVMLAVPNYMLQKMSEDPDAAASWVDTNVTSWSYPGGVNIKYVAVGNEPFLQTYNGTYLEITLPALRNIQEALNQANLGSKIKATVPFNADIYNSPESNPVPSAGDFRPEVKDLTIEIVQYLHSNNAPFTVNIYPFLSLYGNAYFPFDFAFFDGSNQPVKDGNLMYTNVFDASLDTLIWSLERAGYPDMPVIIGEVGWPTDGDKTANTQNAKRFNQGLLRHILSENGTPIRRGPLEVYIFSLIDENAKSIAPGSFERHWGIFEFDGKPKYGLDLSGWEENRGLVPVEDVEYMQRQWCILDPQATDLADLAKSIDYACSLSDCTALGYGSSCNQLSVQGNASYAFNMYYQVNDQKDWDCDFSGLAMVTDEDPSNGECEFPVMIAHGHSLALHKHSWWISGVFILAVMVIFH comes from the exons atggCACAAGCAAGGCTGATGTTGAAGTACTGGAATTGTCTCCTAGTattgttgttttctttgatgAGTAATGTGGTTTTGAGTAAACCTAGTGTTGGAGTGAACTGGGGAACAATGGCAACGCACCAACTCCCTCCAGACAAGGTGATTCAGATGTTGAAAGAAAATGGGTTTAAGAAGTTGAAGTTGTTTGAGGCTGATGAGAGGATCTTGGCTGCTCTGTTAGGGTCTGATATTGAGGTTATGCTGGCTGTACCCAATTACATGTTGCAGAAGATGAGTGAAGATCCTGATGCTGCTGCTTCTTGGGTTGATACCAATGTCACTAGTTGGTCTTACCCTGGTGGAGTGAACATCAA GTATGTTGCTGTAGGTAATGAGCCTTTCCTTCAAACATACAATGGGACTTATCTTGAAATTACCTTACCAGCACTGAGGAACATCCAAGAAGCCCTCAATCAAGCAAATCTTGGGTCTAAAATTAAAGCAACAGTCCCTTTCAATGCTGACATCTACAACTCCCCTGAATCGAATCCGGTTCCATCTGCGGGCGATTTCCGTCCTGAAGTCAAGGACCTCACAATTGAAATAGTCCAGTATCTTCATTCAAACAATGCACCCTTCACTGTCAATATCTATCCGTTTCTCAGTCTCTATGGGAATGCCTATTTTCCATTCGATTTCGCTTTCTTCGATGGATCAAACCAGCCGGTTAAAGATGGCAATTTGATGTACACCAATGTGTTTGATGCAAGTCTTGATACACTCATATGGTCATTAGAGAGAGCTGGATACCCTGACATGCCAGTCATAATTGGAGAAGTTGGGTGGCCTACTGATGGAGATAAGACTGCAAATACCCAAAATGCAAAGCGATTCAATCAAGGCTTGCTTAGGCATATTTTGAGTGAAAATGGAACCCCAATTAGGAGAGGACCACTTGAAGTATATATTTTCAGTCTTATTGATGAGAACGCGAAAAGTATTGCTCCTGGAAGTTTTGAGAGGCATTGGGGGATATTTGAGTTTGATGGGAAGCCAAAATATGGACTGGACTTGTCAGGTTGGGAGGAAAACAGGGGTCTAGTACCAGTAGAAGATGTGGAATATATGCAGAGACAATGGTGCATCCTTGATCCACAAGCAACGGATTTGGCAGATTTGGCTAAGAGCATTGACTATGCTTGTAGTCTATCAGATTGCACTGCATTAGGTTATGGGTCTTCTTGTAATCAACTGAGTGTGCAGGGAAATGCTTCTTATGCTTTTAACATGTATTATCAGGTGAATGACCAGAAAGACTGGGACTGCGATTTCTCCGGGTTGGCTATGGTCACAGATGAGGATCCATCTAATGGGGAATGTGAGTTTCCTGTGATGATTGCTCATGGACATTCTTTGGCCCTTCACAAGCATTCTTGGTGGATATCTGGTGTTTTTATTCTTGCTGTAATGGTCATATTTCATTAA
- the LOC119997349 gene encoding U11/U12 small nuclear ribonucleoprotein 59 kDa protein gives MNPIHFHAAPPPSWFPTLPPDPPTSSSYWGSKNMQDQLTELQDSLRLAQAMQKELEMLKMIKCAKESGVDTKSCMTDPKVGGYFKYLEERKINLECQESLSMKAAFSMMAKLRAELEPFKSILDERSPWEEKSVVARLANKMHKSKRNKLWNKRKRKCIAESFAKERENFDEADRKADAWRAREIAKDIAKSKVEKMKQIGKLKAMEERRKLESELELVLIVEKLQELQSIRINKLKKQGHFLPEEDDKFLERVRAAVEEEEEQQATADTEAAQEDVATAEVSGKNVEDCEPVSNDINSDNDDGGTEEHAEDNKISSSGSGKEVQEKLCIGQVYGGAHDSIQNLPMEFYHYYHGSNNDMGTLIEVRRTWDAYVRPGGSRIPGHWVQPPPPADEIWASYLVEPK, from the exons ATGAATCCAATCCATTTTCATGCTGCACCTCCGCCTTCTTGGTTTCCAACACTACCACCCGACCCACCAACATCAAGTTCTTATTGGGGGTCCAAGAATATGCAGGATCAGCTGACGGAATTGCAGGATTCTCTTAGACTGGCACAAGCAAT GCAAAAGGAGCTTGAGATGTTGAAAATGATTAAATGTGCTAAAGAGTCTGGAGTAGATACTAAAAGTTGCATGACTGACCCTAAGGTTGGTGGATATTTCAAATATCTTgaagaaaggaaaattaatTTGGAGTGCCAAGAATCACTTTCAATGAAAGCTGCCTTCTCAATGATGGCAAAACTGAGGGCTGAGCTGGAGCCATTTAAATCTATCTTAGATGAGAGAAGTCCATGGGAGGAGAAATCCGTTGTGGCTAGATTGGCTAATAAAATGCACAAGTCCAAGCGAAACAAACTTTGGAATAAGAGAAAGAGGAAGTGCATTGCAGAATCCTTTGCAAAG GAGCGTGAAAATTTTGATGAGGCTGATCGAAAAGCTGATGCGTGGAGGGCTAGGGAGATtgccaaggatattgccaagagcAAG GTGGAAAAGATGAAGCAAATCGGAAAGCTTAAAGCTATGGAGGAGAGAAGAAAATTGGAATCTGAG CTTGAGCTGGTTTTGATTGTTGAGAAATTGCAAGAATTGCAGTCCATCAGAAtcaataaattgaaaaaacaag GGCATTTTCTCCCAGAGGAGGATGATAAGTTTCTTGAGAGAGTTCGCGCTGCagttgaggaggaggaggagcagcaAGCTACAGCTGATACTGAAGCTGCTCAGGAGGATGTTGCAACTGCTGAAGTTTCTGGGAAAAATGTCGAAGATTGTGAACCTGTGTCAAACGATATCAACAGTGATAATGATGATGGTGGAACTGAGGAACATGCTGAAGATAATAAAATCTCTAGCTCAGGTTCTGGCAAGGAAGTGCAAGAAAAATTATGTATAGGACAGGTTTATGGTGGAGCACATGATTCCATTCAGAATCTACCCATGGAATTCTACCACTATTACCATGGAAGCAATAATGACATGGGCACACTTATCGAG GTTAGAAGAACATGGGATGCATATGTACGGCCGGGAGGAAG CCGCATACCAGGGCACTGGGTTCAGCCACCACCACCTGCAGATGAAATATGGGCATCTTACCTTGTGGAACCTAAATGA